One Pseudomonas entomophila genomic window carries:
- a CDS encoding nucleobase:cation symporter-2 family protein yields MSSLEQGPGATAPANELVLGLEDKPRLMIGLLAALQHLLAIIVPIVTPGLLICQALGVSARDTNLIVSMSLVISGIATFVQCKRFGPFGAGLLIVQGTSFNFVGPLIAGGALMVKQGTPVESVMAAIFGVVIAGSFVEMGVSRILPFVKRLITPLVTGIVVLMIGLTLIKVGLISMGGGFGAMADGTFANGENLLLSGVVLAIIVILNRVPVVWMRSCAIVIALAVGYALAGYLGRLDFTGMHQAALFQVPTPLHFGLGFSWALFIPMLVIYLVTSLEAIGDVTATSKVSRQPVEGPVWMQRIKGGVLVNGANSLLAGLFNTFPSSIFAQNNGVIQLTGIASRHIGIWIAAMLILLGLFPSVAGVIQAVPEPVLGGAAMVMFGAVAASGINILASTRLDRRALLIIAVSLALGLGVAQVPEFLSHMPSALRHVLESGVATGGICALVLNWFLPESKEAA; encoded by the coding sequence ATGAGTTCACTCGAGCAAGGCCCAGGCGCCACGGCGCCCGCCAATGAACTGGTTTTAGGCCTCGAAGACAAGCCACGCCTGATGATCGGCCTGCTGGCCGCCCTGCAGCATCTGCTGGCGATCATCGTGCCGATCGTTACACCGGGACTGCTGATTTGCCAGGCGCTGGGGGTGTCGGCACGGGACACCAACCTGATCGTGTCGATGTCGCTGGTGATCTCGGGGATCGCCACCTTTGTCCAGTGCAAGCGCTTCGGGCCATTCGGTGCCGGGCTGCTGATCGTCCAGGGTACCAGCTTCAACTTCGTCGGGCCGCTGATTGCCGGTGGCGCGCTGATGGTCAAGCAAGGGACGCCGGTGGAAAGCGTGATGGCGGCGATCTTCGGCGTGGTCATCGCCGGTTCGTTCGTGGAAATGGGCGTATCGCGCATCCTGCCCTTCGTCAAACGCCTGATCACGCCCCTGGTGACCGGCATCGTCGTGCTGATGATCGGCCTGACCCTGATCAAGGTCGGCCTGATCAGCATGGGCGGTGGCTTCGGTGCCATGGCCGACGGCACCTTCGCCAACGGCGAGAACCTGCTGTTGTCGGGCGTGGTGCTGGCGATCATCGTCATCCTCAACCGTGTCCCGGTGGTGTGGATGCGCAGCTGCGCCATCGTCATCGCCCTGGCCGTGGGCTATGCCCTGGCCGGTTACCTGGGCCGCCTGGACTTCACCGGCATGCACCAGGCCGCGCTGTTCCAGGTGCCCACACCGCTGCACTTCGGCCTGGGCTTCTCCTGGGCGTTGTTCATCCCGATGCTGGTGATCTACCTGGTTACCTCGCTGGAAGCGATTGGTGATGTGACGGCCACCAGCAAGGTCTCGCGCCAGCCGGTCGAAGGCCCGGTGTGGATGCAGCGGATCAAGGGCGGCGTTCTGGTCAACGGCGCCAACTCGCTGCTGGCCGGCCTGTTCAACACCTTCCCCAGCTCGATCTTCGCCCAAAACAACGGCGTGATTCAGCTGACCGGTATTGCCAGCCGCCACATCGGTATCTGGATCGCGGCCATGCTGATCCTGCTGGGGTTGTTCCCGAGCGTTGCCGGTGTGATCCAGGCCGTGCCGGAGCCCGTACTCGGTGGCGCGGCCATGGTGATGTTCGGCGCGGTGGCCGCCTCGGGCATCAATATCCTCGCCAGCACCCGCCTCGACCGCCGTGCCCTGCTGATCATCGCCGTCTCTCTGGCCCTGGGCCTGGGGGTGGCGCAGGTGCCGGAGTTCCTGTCGCACATGCCGTCGGCACTGCGCCATGTGCTGGAGTCAGGTGTCGCCACCGGCGGCATCTGCGCCCTGGTGCTCAACTGGTTCCTGCCGGAGAGCAAGGAAGCGGCCTGA
- a CDS encoding glutathione S-transferase family protein, producing MGLLIDGHWHDQWYQSSKDGAFQRENAQRRNPLPAPEAGRYHLYVSLACPWAHRTLIFRAIKGLEPLIDVSVVSWLMGEHGWTFDQQEGSTGDHLEALQYLHQRYTQDDPHYTGRVTVPVLWDKQEKRIVNNESAEIIRIFNTAFNELTGNTLDLYPTPLRETIDALNERIYPALNNGVYRAGFATSQSAYEAAFDDVFNELDQLERLLGRQRYLAGEYLTEADVRLFTTLVRFDAVYHGHFKCNLRRLSDYPNLSNWLRELYQWPGVAETVNMEHIQKHYYMSHKTINPNGIVPKGPLQDFNLPHDRQRLPGKGIWQA from the coding sequence ATGGGCCTTTTGATTGACGGCCACTGGCATGACCAGTGGTACCAGAGCAGCAAGGACGGCGCCTTCCAGCGCGAGAACGCACAGCGCCGCAATCCGCTGCCTGCTCCAGAGGCCGGCCGCTATCACCTGTATGTGTCGCTGGCCTGCCCCTGGGCCCACCGTACCCTGATCTTTCGAGCCATCAAGGGCCTCGAACCCCTGATCGACGTCTCGGTGGTCAGTTGGCTGATGGGTGAGCACGGCTGGACCTTCGACCAGCAGGAAGGCTCCACGGGCGACCACCTGGAGGCCTTGCAGTACCTGCACCAGCGCTACACCCAGGACGACCCGCACTATACCGGGCGCGTGACCGTGCCGGTGCTGTGGGACAAGCAGGAGAAGCGCATCGTCAACAACGAGTCGGCGGAGATCATTCGCATCTTCAATACGGCATTCAACGAACTCACCGGTAATACGCTGGATTTGTACCCGACGCCCCTGCGCGAAACCATCGATGCGCTCAATGAACGTATTTATCCTGCGCTGAACAACGGCGTGTACCGCGCAGGCTTCGCCACTTCGCAATCCGCCTACGAGGCGGCCTTCGATGACGTATTCAACGAGCTGGATCAGCTGGAAAGGTTACTGGGCCGCCAGCGCTACCTGGCCGGCGAGTACCTGACCGAGGCCGACGTGCGCCTGTTCACGACACTGGTACGTTTCGACGCGGTGTACCACGGCCACTTCAAGTGCAACCTGCGCCGCTTGAGCGACTACCCGAACCTGTCCAACTGGCTGCGCGAGCTGTACCAGTGGCCGGGCGTGGCCGAGACGGTGAACATGGAGCATATCCAGAAGCACTATTACATGAGCCACAAGACCATCAACCCGAATGGGATCGTGCCCAAGGGGCCGCTGCAGGATTTCAACTTGCCGCATGATCGGCAGCGGTTGCCAGGCAAAGGCATCTGGCAGGCATGA
- the tusC gene encoding sulfurtransferase complex subunit TusC translates to MAKSLLIISRQAPWNGPSAREALDIALAGGAFDLPLGMLFLDDGVFQLAADQQPDALQQKNLAANLQALPMFGVEELFACGHSLARRGLDEGTLSLPVEVLDDAALAALIARFDQVVTL, encoded by the coding sequence ATGGCCAAGTCGCTGTTGATCATCAGCCGCCAGGCGCCCTGGAATGGCCCTTCCGCTCGCGAGGCGCTCGACATCGCCCTGGCTGGCGGGGCCTTCGATCTGCCCTTGGGCATGCTGTTCCTCGATGACGGCGTGTTCCAGCTCGCTGCCGACCAGCAACCCGATGCCCTGCAACAGAAGAACCTTGCCGCCAACCTACAGGCCCTGCCGATGTTCGGTGTCGAGGAACTGTTCGCCTGCGGCCATAGCCTGGCCCGTCGCGGGCTGGACGAAGGCACGCTTAGCCTGCCGGTAGAGGTGCTCGACGATGCCGCGCTCGCTGCGCTGATTGCCCGTTTCGACCAGGTGGTGACGCTCTGA
- the tusB gene encoding sulfurtransferase complex subunit TusB gives MTTLHIIAHSPFGDERLSSCLRLLGPQDALLLCGDATYALKPGSEPFAALQAAHLGDRLFALTEDLQARALYSQLARAVDYPAFVELTLHHDKVNSWL, from the coding sequence ATGACAACCCTGCACATAATCGCCCATTCGCCGTTCGGTGACGAGCGCCTGTCCAGCTGCCTGCGCCTGCTGGGCCCACAAGACGCACTGTTACTGTGTGGAGACGCCACCTACGCGCTCAAGCCCGGCAGCGAGCCCTTCGCGGCCCTGCAGGCCGCCCATCTTGGCGACCGCTTGTTCGCACTCACCGAGGACCTGCAGGCTCGAGCTCTCTACAGCCAACTGGCCAGGGCCGTGGACTACCCCGCCTTCGTCGAGCTCACCCTGCACCACGACAAGGTCAATAGCTGGCTATGA
- a CDS encoding Bax inhibitor-1/YccA family protein translates to MREQDYAIQHGLQADQQEVSKVLRNTYSLLALTLAFSGIMAFVAQQMRVGYPNIFVVLIGFYGLFFLTNKLRDSAWGLVSTFALTGFMGFILGPILNRYLGMAGGAEIVSSAFAMTALVFGGLSAYVLITRKDMSFLSGFITAGFFVLLGAVVASFFFQISGLQLAISAGFVLFSSVCILFQTSAIIHGGERNYIMATISLYVSIYNLFVSLLQLFGIMGRDD, encoded by the coding sequence ATGCGCGAACAGGATTACGCCATCCAACACGGCCTGCAGGCCGATCAGCAGGAGGTCAGCAAGGTCCTGCGCAACACCTACAGCCTGCTGGCGCTCACCCTCGCCTTCAGCGGCATCATGGCCTTCGTCGCCCAGCAGATGCGTGTCGGCTACCCGAACATCTTCGTGGTGCTGATCGGCTTCTACGGCCTGTTCTTCCTCACCAACAAGCTGCGTGACTCGGCCTGGGGCCTGGTGTCCACCTTCGCCCTCACCGGTTTCATGGGCTTCATCCTCGGCCCGATCCTCAACCGTTACCTGGGCATGGCCGGCGGCGCCGAAATCGTCAGCTCGGCGTTCGCCATGACCGCCCTGGTGTTCGGCGGCCTGTCCGCCTACGTGCTGATCACCCGCAAGGACATGAGCTTCCTCAGCGGCTTCATCACCGCTGGCTTCTTCGTCCTGCTGGGTGCCGTGGTGGCCAGCTTCTTCTTCCAGATCAGCGGCCTGCAACTGGCGATCAGCGCTGGCTTCGTGCTGTTCTCGTCGGTCTGCATCCTGTTCCAGACCAGCGCCATCATCCACGGCGGCGAGCGCAACTACATCATGGCGACCATCAGCCTGTATGTATCGATCTACAACCTGTTCGTCAGCCTGCTGCAACTGTTCGGCATCATGGGTCGCGACGACTGA
- the cysG gene encoding siroheme synthase CysG, whose product MDYLPLFHKLQGGRALVVGGGEIALRKARLLADAGAVLRVVAPEVDGQLAALARERGGEVLVRGYQPSDLEGCRLVIAATDDPGLNAQVSADAQARSLPVNVVDAPALCTVIFPAIVDRSPLVVAVSSGGDAPVLARLIRAKLEAWIPSAYGELAGLAARFRDKVKALYPDVNQRRGFWENVFQGPIAERQLAGQGAEAERLLQAMVDGAPVQQGGEVYLVGAGPGDPDLLTFRALRLMQQADVVLYDRLVAPAIIEMCRRDAERIYVGKRRADHAVPQDQINRLLVDLARQGKRVLRLKGGDPFIFGRGGEEIEELADEGIPFQVVPGITAASGCSAYGGIPLTHRDYAQSVRFVTGHLKDGTSNLPWHDLVAPAQTLVFYMGLVGLPTICAELIRHGRAASTPAALVQQGTTRNQRVFTGTLADLPELVARHEVHAPTLVIVGEVVKLRDKLAWFEGAQLS is encoded by the coding sequence ATGGACTACCTGCCGCTGTTCCACAAGCTGCAGGGTGGCCGCGCGCTGGTCGTCGGTGGCGGCGAGATCGCCTTGCGCAAGGCGCGTCTGCTGGCAGATGCCGGTGCCGTGTTGCGTGTAGTGGCGCCGGAGGTCGACGGTCAGCTCGCCGCGCTGGCCCGTGAGCGCGGTGGCGAGGTTCTGGTGCGCGGCTATCAGCCGTCGGACCTTGAGGGCTGTCGCCTGGTGATCGCGGCCACCGATGACCCCGGGCTCAACGCCCAGGTCTCGGCGGACGCACAGGCGCGCAGCCTGCCAGTCAACGTGGTGGACGCGCCGGCCCTGTGCACGGTGATCTTCCCGGCCATCGTCGACCGCTCACCGCTTGTGGTGGCGGTGTCCAGCGGTGGCGACGCCCCGGTGCTGGCGCGGTTGATCCGCGCCAAGCTGGAAGCCTGGATTCCCTCCGCCTATGGTGAACTGGCCGGGCTGGCCGCGCGTTTTCGCGACAAGGTCAAGGCCTTGTATCCGGACGTCAACCAGCGCCGCGGCTTCTGGGAAAACGTCTTCCAGGGGCCGATCGCCGAGCGTCAGCTGGCCGGGCAGGGCGCGGAGGCCGAGCGCTTGCTGCAGGCAATGGTCGATGGCGCGCCGGTGCAGCAGGGCGGCGAGGTGTACTTGGTGGGGGCAGGCCCAGGTGACCCGGACCTCTTGACCTTCCGGGCCCTGCGCCTGATGCAGCAGGCCGATGTGGTGCTCTATGACCGCCTGGTGGCACCGGCCATCATCGAGATGTGTCGGCGTGACGCCGAGCGCATCTATGTCGGCAAGCGCCGCGCCGACCATGCCGTGCCTCAGGATCAGATCAACCGCTTGCTGGTGGATCTGGCGCGCCAAGGCAAGCGCGTACTGCGGCTCAAGGGCGGCGACCCGTTCATCTTCGGCCGGGGTGGCGAGGAGATCGAGGAGCTGGCCGATGAAGGGATTCCGTTCCAGGTGGTGCCGGGAATCACCGCGGCCAGTGGCTGCTCCGCCTACGGCGGCATTCCGCTGACCCATCGGGATTATGCCCAGTCAGTGCGCTTCGTGACTGGTCATTTGAAGGATGGCACCAGCAATTTGCCTTGGCACGACCTGGTGGCGCCGGCCCAGACCCTGGTGTTCTACATGGGCCTGGTCGGGTTGCCGACCATCTGTGCCGAGCTGATCCGCCATGGTCGCGCGGCCAGCACGCCTGCGGCGCTGGTGCAGCAAGGCACCACGCGTAACCAGCGGGTGTTTACCGGGACCCTGGCTGACTTGCCCGAGCTGGTAGCCCGCCATGAAGTGCATGCGCCGACCCTGGTGATCGTCGGGGAAGTGGTGAAGTTGCGCGACAAGCTGGCCTGGTTCGAAGGGGCGCAACTTAGCTGA
- a CDS encoding TusE/DsrC/DsvC family sulfur relay protein — protein sequence MSTLTVGDRSIALDKDGFLVDLQDWSHEVAECLAAREAIALTTDHWEVLELLRQFYAEYQLSPATRPLIKYTALKLGAEKGNSPHLNRLFNGTPAKLAAKLAGLPKPTNCI from the coding sequence ATGAGCACACTGACTGTTGGCGATCGCTCGATCGCCCTGGACAAGGATGGTTTCCTGGTCGACCTGCAGGACTGGTCCCATGAGGTCGCCGAGTGCCTCGCCGCCCGCGAAGCCATCGCCCTGACCACGGATCATTGGGAGGTCCTCGAACTGCTGCGCCAGTTCTATGCCGAGTACCAGCTGTCCCCGGCCACCCGCCCACTGATCAAGTACACCGCGCTCAAGCTGGGTGCGGAAAAGGGCAACAGCCCGCACCTGAACCGCCTGTTCAACGGCACTCCCGCCAAACTCGCCGCCAAGCTGGCGGGCCTGCCCAAGCCGACCAACTGCATATGA
- the tusD gene encoding sulfurtransferase complex subunit TusD codes for MKFAIAVFSPAHAPSSRRALRFAEAALAGGHEIARLFFYQDGVHSASANIVAPQDELDVAAQWRAFVSEHRLDAVVCIAAALRRGVLDDSEANRYQRPAVNLPMPWELSGLGQLHEAAQLADRLVCFGGD; via the coding sequence ATGAAATTCGCCATCGCGGTTTTTTCCCCGGCCCATGCACCCTCCTCGCGCCGCGCCCTGCGCTTCGCCGAGGCGGCGCTGGCCGGCGGGCACGAAATTGCCCGGCTGTTCTTCTACCAGGACGGCGTGCACAGCGCTTCAGCCAACATCGTCGCACCACAGGATGAGCTGGATGTGGCGGCTCAGTGGCGTGCATTTGTCAGCGAACACCGGCTCGACGCCGTGGTGTGTATTGCCGCTGCCCTGCGCCGTGGCGTGCTGGACGACTCGGAGGCCAACCGTTATCAGCGTCCAGCCGTAAATCTGCCCATGCCCTGGGAGCTGTCCGGCCTGGGCCAACTGCACGAGGCGGCGCAACTGGCCGATCGCCTGGTCTGTTTCGGAGGGGATTGA
- a CDS encoding sensor domain-containing diguanylate cyclase, whose protein sequence is MPACPIPTDETLRQRTLDEMNVLDTPAEHYLDTLVRLTQEVSHVDTVLISLIDQDRQWFKARIGLDVSETPRDVSFCGYAILGDDTLLVPDAENDPRFADNPLVLGPPYIRFYAGHPLRAGNGKAIGTLCMFGPRPRLLSEAQQSNFRDLATLAEGYLQLRSLIQANRDLRLEMDREQRKALLDPLTQLWNRGALAAFQDRERRLAEERGLQLGAVYADLDHFKSINDKHGHAEGDLVLCECARRLRAALRPDDLLVRQGGEEFVALLRVNDREELMLIAERVRLLIGSRPVQLSSGPLRVSASIGCTLLTDSEQIDDALRRADSGLYAAKQGGRDQVVYMPAPAVEH, encoded by the coding sequence ATGCCGGCCTGCCCCATACCGACTGACGAAACGCTTCGCCAGCGTACCCTCGATGAGATGAATGTGCTGGATACGCCGGCCGAGCATTACCTCGATACCCTGGTGCGGCTCACCCAGGAAGTTTCACACGTGGACACTGTGCTTATCAGCCTGATCGATCAAGATCGACAATGGTTCAAGGCCAGGATTGGGTTAGACGTGAGCGAGACCCCACGCGATGTATCCTTCTGTGGCTATGCCATTCTGGGTGACGACACCTTGCTGGTACCGGACGCTGAGAACGATCCGCGATTCGCCGATAATCCGCTGGTACTGGGCCCACCCTATATCCGCTTCTATGCCGGGCACCCCTTGCGTGCTGGAAACGGCAAAGCCATCGGCACCCTATGCATGTTCGGCCCTCGTCCGCGCCTTCTGAGCGAAGCCCAACAATCCAACTTCAGGGATCTCGCGACACTCGCTGAGGGTTATCTGCAACTACGCAGTTTGATACAGGCCAACCGCGACCTTCGGTTGGAAATGGACCGTGAGCAACGCAAGGCTTTACTTGATCCACTTACACAGCTTTGGAACCGCGGCGCGCTGGCAGCCTTCCAGGATCGTGAACGGCGTTTGGCAGAGGAAAGAGGTCTACAGTTGGGTGCTGTTTATGCGGACCTTGACCATTTCAAGTCTATCAACGACAAGCATGGGCACGCCGAGGGCGACCTGGTGCTCTGCGAGTGCGCGCGGCGCCTGCGCGCTGCGCTTCGTCCCGATGATTTGCTGGTGCGCCAGGGCGGTGAGGAATTCGTCGCCCTGCTGCGGGTAAATGACCGTGAAGAACTGATGCTGATCGCGGAGCGCGTGCGGCTACTCATCGGCAGCAGACCGGTGCAACTCTCCAGCGGTCCGTTGAGGGTGAGCGCCAGTATTGGATGTACTCTACTTACCGATAGCGAACAGATCGATGACGCACTGCGGCGTGCCGACAGCGGACTCTACGCCGCCAAACAGGGAGGGCGTGACCAAGTTGTCTATATGCCGGCGCCGGCTGTAGAGCATTGA
- a CDS encoding tyrosine-type recombinase/integrase, whose protein sequence is MYRRKRTSKSKKSPGKEWISYFYLDKSGKPVPLGTDLSLARLKWAELEANEKPKDLVTMGAIFDRYERDIIPKKAACTQKDNLAEIRQLRNYFDKAPIDGITPAHVAKYRDARTAPVRANREIATLSHIFNIAREWGLTTNENPCQGVRKNKEVPRDFYANDAIWNAVYAKAVGELKDAMDLAYLTGQRPADVLVMRRDDIEGKALGVKQKKTHKKLRIMLEVDGVESSLGALIRKILERNAPHGSPYLLLTDNGKRVTAPMLRHRWDDAREEAVKEAVAAGEQVLAGRVSQFQLRDIRPKAASEITDVDHASLLLGHTKGDITERVYRRIGALAKPTK, encoded by the coding sequence GTGTACCGGCGCAAACGCACCAGCAAGAGCAAGAAGAGCCCCGGCAAGGAGTGGATCAGCTACTTCTACCTGGACAAGTCAGGGAAGCCGGTGCCGCTGGGCACCGACCTGAGTCTGGCGAGGCTGAAGTGGGCCGAACTGGAGGCGAACGAAAAGCCGAAAGACCTGGTCACCATGGGCGCGATCTTCGATCGGTACGAGCGCGACATCATCCCGAAGAAGGCGGCGTGCACCCAGAAGGACAACCTGGCCGAGATACGGCAGTTGCGCAATTACTTCGATAAGGCACCAATCGACGGGATCACGCCTGCGCATGTGGCGAAGTACCGCGATGCCAGGACAGCACCGGTCAGGGCGAACCGCGAGATCGCAACCCTGTCGCACATCTTCAACATCGCCCGGGAATGGGGGCTTACCACAAACGAGAACCCGTGCCAGGGCGTGCGCAAGAACAAAGAGGTGCCGCGCGACTTCTACGCCAACGACGCGATCTGGAACGCGGTGTATGCGAAAGCGGTGGGTGAACTGAAGGACGCCATGGACTTGGCGTATCTGACGGGCCAGCGTCCTGCGGACGTTCTGGTGATGAGGAGGGACGACATCGAGGGCAAGGCTCTCGGCGTGAAGCAGAAGAAGACCCACAAGAAACTGCGGATCATGCTGGAGGTGGATGGCGTGGAGAGCAGCCTTGGCGCCCTGATCAGGAAGATTTTGGAGCGCAACGCTCCGCATGGGTCGCCATACCTGCTGCTGACCGACAACGGCAAACGGGTGACGGCACCCATGCTGCGCCATCGCTGGGACGACGCCAGGGAGGAGGCGGTGAAGGAGGCAGTTGCCGCCGGCGAGCAGGTCCTGGCCGGCCGGGTCAGCCAGTTCCAATTGCGCGACATTCGCCCCAAAGCGGCGTCTGAGATCACGGATGTCGACCACGCCAGCCTGCTGCTGGGCCACACCAAGGGCGACATTACCGAGCGAGTTTATCGTCGAATTGGAGCCTTGGCGAAACCCACCAAGTAG
- a CDS encoding glycosyl transferase family protein encodes MTLETPAEHPFAEFVRILGKGKRGARGLTREEARAAMALLLEGKVEDTQLGAFLMLLRHKEESAEELAGFTEALRTHLQAPRIAVDLDWPSYAGKKRHLPWYLLAAKCLAGNGVSILMHGGGAHTAGRLYTEQLLGLLDIPLCRDWASVEQALDARRLAFAPLLDWAPQLQRMIDLRNTLGLRSPIHSLARVLNPLGARCGLQSIFHPGYQAVHREASRLLGDHALVIKGDGGEIEINPDVISHLYGTSAGEAWDEEWPALSAQRHVKPASLQPEHLLAVWRGEADDSYGELAAIATMALALRGLGQNREQAFSTAQSYWATRKNIE; translated from the coding sequence CTGACCCTGGAAACCCCGGCCGAACATCCCTTCGCCGAATTCGTGCGTATTCTCGGCAAAGGCAAACGTGGCGCCCGCGGGTTGACCCGCGAAGAGGCCCGTGCCGCCATGGCGCTGCTACTCGAAGGCAAGGTGGAAGACACCCAGCTCGGCGCCTTCCTGATGCTGTTGCGGCACAAGGAGGAAAGCGCCGAGGAGCTGGCCGGTTTCACCGAGGCTCTGCGCACTCACTTGCAAGCACCACGGATTGCCGTCGATCTGGACTGGCCGAGCTACGCTGGCAAGAAACGTCACCTGCCTTGGTACCTGCTAGCCGCCAAGTGCCTGGCGGGCAATGGTGTAAGCATCCTGATGCACGGCGGCGGTGCGCACACCGCCGGGCGACTGTACACCGAGCAACTGCTGGGGCTGCTGGACATCCCCCTGTGCCGCGACTGGGCATCGGTCGAACAGGCGCTGGACGCTCGTCGGCTGGCCTTTGCCCCCCTGCTGGACTGGGCCCCACAACTGCAGCGCATGATCGACCTGCGCAACACCCTGGGCCTGCGCTCGCCGATCCACTCGCTGGCCCGCGTGCTCAACCCCCTTGGCGCACGCTGCGGGCTGCAAAGTATCTTCCACCCCGGCTACCAGGCCGTGCACCGCGAAGCCAGCCGCCTGCTCGGTGACCATGCGCTGGTGATCAAAGGCGACGGTGGCGAGATCGAGATCAATCCGGACGTGATCAGCCATCTCTACGGCACGTCGGCCGGCGAGGCGTGGGATGAGGAATGGCCAGCCTTGAGTGCACAGCGCCATGTCAAACCCGCCAGCCTGCAACCTGAGCACCTGCTGGCCGTGTGGCGCGGTGAGGCCGACGACAGCTATGGCGAACTGGCCGCCATCGCCACCATGGCCCTGGCCCTGCGCGGGCTTGGACAGAACCGCGAACAGGCCTTCAGCACCGCACAATCCTACTGGGCAACCCGGAAAAACATCGAATAA
- the serS gene encoding serine--tRNA ligase: MLDSKQLRTELQVVADRLATRGFSLDVARIESLEERRKSVQTRTEQLQAERNARSKSIGQAKAKGEDIAPLMADVERMANELAEGKTELDGIQAELDAILLTIPNLPDASVPVGASEEENVEVRRWGTPTTFDFEIKDHVALGEISRGLDFEAAAKLSGARFAVLRGPIARLHRALAQFMINLHTGEHGYEEHYTPYLVQAPALQGTGQLPKFEEDLFKISREGEADFYLIPTAEVSLTNLVAGEIIDAKQLPIKLVAHTPCFRSEAGASGRDTRGMIRQHQFDKVEMVQIVEPSKSMEALEGLTANAERVLQLLELPYRVLALCTGDMGFGAVKTYDLEVWVPSQDKYREISSCSNCGDFQARRMQARWRNPETGKPELVHTLNGSGLAVGRTLVAVLENYQQADGSIRVPEVLKPYMGGVEVIR, translated from the coding sequence ATGCTCGATTCCAAACAGTTACGCACTGAACTTCAGGTAGTGGCGGACCGCCTGGCCACCCGTGGCTTCAGCCTGGATGTCGCGCGCATCGAATCGCTGGAAGAGCGCCGCAAATCGGTGCAGACCCGCACCGAGCAACTGCAGGCCGAGCGTAACGCCCGTTCCAAATCGATCGGCCAGGCCAAGGCCAAGGGCGAGGACATCGCGCCGCTGATGGCCGACGTCGAGCGCATGGCCAACGAACTGGCCGAAGGCAAGACCGAACTGGATGGCATCCAGGCCGAGCTGGACGCGATCCTGCTGACCATCCCCAACCTGCCGGACGCCAGTGTGCCGGTCGGCGCGAGTGAAGAAGAAAACGTCGAAGTGCGCCGCTGGGGCACCCCGACCACCTTCGACTTCGAGATCAAGGACCACGTGGCCCTGGGCGAGATCAGCCGTGGCCTGGACTTCGAAGCCGCCGCCAAGCTGTCCGGTGCCCGTTTCGCCGTGCTGCGCGGCCCGATTGCACGCCTGCATCGCGCCCTGGCGCAGTTCATGATCAACCTGCACACCGGCGAGCATGGCTACGAGGAACACTACACCCCGTACCTGGTTCAGGCCCCGGCCTTGCAGGGCACGGGCCAGTTGCCGAAGTTCGAGGAAGACCTGTTCAAGATCAGCCGCGAAGGCGAGGCCGACTTCTACCTGATCCCGACCGCCGAAGTGTCGCTGACCAACCTGGTGGCCGGCGAGATCATCGACGCCAAGCAGTTGCCGATCAAACTCGTCGCTCACACCCCGTGCTTCCGCAGCGAAGCCGGTGCCTCGGGTCGTGACACCCGCGGCATGATCCGCCAGCACCAGTTCGACAAGGTCGAGATGGTGCAGATCGTCGAGCCGTCGAAGTCGATGGAAGCCCTGGAAGGCCTGACCGCCAACGCCGAGCGCGTGCTGCAATTGCTGGAGCTGCCGTACCGCGTGCTGGCCCTGTGCACCGGCGACATGGGCTTTGGCGCAGTGAAGACCTACGACCTGGAAGTGTGGGTTCCAAGCCAGGACAAATATCGCGAGATCAGCTCCTGCTCCAACTGCGGTGACTTCCAGGCCCGCCGTATGCAGGCCCGCTGGCGCAACCCGGAAACCGGCAAGCCAGAGCTGGTGCACACCCTCAATGGTTCGGGCCTGGCCGTTGGCCGCACGCTGGTGGCGGTGCTGGAGAACTACCAGCAGGCCGACGGTTCCATCCGCGTGCCGGAAGTGCTCAAGCCCTACATGGGCGGCGTTGAGGTCATTCGCTGA
- a CDS encoding phage virion morphogenesis protein, with translation MHGNLHQARSEAAGVAVGFTGRIARIANVHQNGLRDRPTLGALAVRYERRQLPGFAEAALETTRNILANHLSL, from the coding sequence GTGCACGGCAACCTACATCAGGCGCGGAGTGAAGCTGCGGGCGTAGCGGTTGGCTTCACCGGCCGGATAGCCAGGATCGCCAATGTCCATCAGAATGGCTTGAGGGACCGCCCAACGCTTGGTGCACTTGCCGTACGGTATGAACGCCGACAACTGCCAGGTTTCGCAGAGGCAGCCCTCGAAACTACCCGAAACATCCTGGCCAACCATCTGTCTCTTTAG